The Acidicapsa acidisoli genome contains a region encoding:
- a CDS encoding LamG domain-containing protein has translation MEDIEGRVTGQRPGQQIVLYAKAGTWWVQPFSYQALTKIGTDSTWKSSTHLGTEYGALLVDGGYHPSATVSALPVIGGQIVAVATVKGLPAAVPVQKSLQFSGYEWKTRSVSSDRNGAASEYDPANAWTDSKGLLHLRISKKSDHWLCSEVALTRSFGYGTYSFTVRDNSHLEPAAALSLLTWDEQGAEQNHREMDIEISQWGDPKNKNAGFVIQPYFVPENVSRFIAPPGPITYSLQWKPGQASFQAVREGAANSQAKPIASQVFTAGVPSPGTESVQMNFCDFGYSKVPLQKEAEVVIEKFQYLP, from the coding sequence ATGGAAGATATCGAGGGCCGCGTGACCGGTCAGCGTCCCGGACAGCAGATCGTGCTGTATGCCAAGGCTGGCACCTGGTGGGTGCAACCGTTTTCCTACCAGGCGCTCACGAAGATTGGAACAGACTCCACATGGAAGTCCTCCACGCATCTCGGAACCGAATACGGCGCTCTTTTGGTTGACGGGGGATATCATCCCAGCGCAACGGTCAGTGCCCTGCCAGTTATCGGCGGCCAGATTGTCGCCGTGGCAACCGTGAAAGGTCTACCGGCCGCGGTGCCAGTTCAAAAGTCACTCCAGTTCAGCGGATACGAGTGGAAAACACGCTCCGTTTCAAGCGATCGCAACGGGGCCGCAAGCGAATACGACCCCGCTAACGCGTGGACCGACTCAAAGGGCCTTCTGCATCTTCGGATTTCAAAGAAATCGGATCACTGGCTATGTTCAGAGGTCGCGCTCACGCGAAGCTTTGGATACGGCACCTATAGCTTCACCGTACGAGACAACTCTCACCTTGAACCTGCCGCAGCTCTCAGCCTGCTGACGTGGGATGAACAGGGAGCCGAACAAAACCATCGCGAGATGGATATCGAAATCAGCCAATGGGGCGACCCGAAAAACAAAAACGCAGGCTTCGTCATCCAGCCTTACTTTGTTCCGGAAAATGTGTCGAGATTCATCGCTCCACCAGGGCCGATAACTTATTCACTGCAATGGAAACCGGGACAGGCATCCTTTCAGGCCGTTCGCGAAGGAGCCGCGAACTCGCAAGCCAAGCCCATTGCGAGCCAGGTATTCACAGCCGGTGTTCCTTCGCCCGGCACAGAGTCCGTTCAAATGAATTTTTGCGATTTCGGCTACTCCAAGGTTCCCCTCCAAAAAGAGGCGGAGGTAGTTATTGAGAAGTTCCAATACCTTCCGTGA
- the bcsA gene encoding UDP-forming cellulose synthase catalytic subunit, with product MGVSQNSFGTRLFRILVLLLTAFLVFQLISLDLSWPKQAVLGVVCLFLALGVNRYSSSQITTFALMSISMTATFRYGWWRFRVLIEYFSDESNHRLSIDSVLMLILMSAEVYTMLIMVLGYMQTAWPLKRVPVPMPNDESLWPHVDVLIPTYNEPLSLVRYTSLAAHNIDYPPEKLHVYILDDGTREDFREFAREAGIGYVTRVEHKHAKAGNINHALTTMSSEYVSIFDCDHVPTRSFLQMTLGWMLVDRNLGMLQTPHHFYSPDPFERNLLQYKTIPNEAALFYGIIQDGNDFWNATFFCGSCALIRRSALEAVGGIATETVTEDAHTSLRMQKLGYNTAYINIPQAAGLATETLAAHIGQRIRWARGMIQIFRTDNPLLARGMKFTQRLCYLNAMIHFLYAVPRLVFLGAPLVYMLIGRTIIPGYWLAILAYAIPHLILSSLTNSRIQGRHRHSFWNEIYESVLAPYILAPTLLALVNPKLGKFNVTDKGSTLSQTHFDSKIATPTRWMLFINVVGLLVAPYRLLVTDAQHPGTVIMNLVWIVFNIVILGVAAAVAHEQKQRRTSVRIEARIPMRISMLDGSRIDCISSDMSVGGASVQLQGSSRFVVGESLRVAFPEHAGDAEIGARVVALDPGEVRLAFLVPTIAEQETLTRALYSRADAWISSLESKEVDRPLRSLARVISLSRYGIYQICRDFFPEKRRAAKSHAAQTAAMLLLMVFLGSSCHLFGATPAGKPSVDAYGGAEAQKVIPSAVAVSGSDESSASEPSTTANVQVLSLQDMGLTQPVEMRGPHSYSSVGFTLPYTLVPRQATLKLIYSFDPALDTHSGSLAINLNGTRIGVLQPTHSTDPGAGFAEARIAVPSDLLLRTNSLVFEFAGSGIMQREEEARAHILCRISPGSALEVDSDRLQWQNDLSQLPLPIFDSDLQSSTTVPIVFLSQPSLKTLQASGAIASWLGLLAGSKPVRFGVSIGTIPPGNAILFSANRSTLPSSLRIPVGSGPILALRSNPTDSLGSILVIAGDDDQQLLSAARTLSLTKRATPANPAQGLPLVGDTMHIPDLTMPLGRSKGDAPRWMPTNRAAPLASCQLQQSLRTDGSTPVPVYFHLPPDLFYGERENLKLHLDYRYNALQAAPGSALRVVVNGTLINEIELLPGTDFVDRQRTILLPVANLRPFGNTILFNFDFIPANHAPTQNPASANPQGEILCKSSLDTHGLASWTSMPNLELFADAGFPFTQMADLSETTVVLPETPSTDEVSLYLHLMSHFGAQTGYPALGVTVDGPNAVVRSDRDYLVLGTIASQPAFRSLNAILPVAFESDGIHLEKKQDVITVLSSLEAMPARWWSKLNKDPVKPELPSNASGMPDALIEEIKSPSSLDRSIVVIALKDNTSADAFATVLLDRSHSGDIAYSVSLLRNSAFESYPVDVATYHVGNISSYAIMRIWLTQHFMLLLISVTLLSFLVAIWTREWLSQRARERLKLAEGVISVS from the coding sequence ATGGGTGTGTCTCAAAACAGCTTCGGCACGCGTCTGTTTCGAATACTGGTGCTGCTCCTCACCGCGTTTCTTGTATTTCAACTGATCAGCCTTGATCTAAGTTGGCCGAAGCAAGCCGTCCTCGGGGTTGTTTGTCTATTCCTGGCGCTTGGAGTAAATCGATATTCCAGTTCGCAGATCACCACATTCGCACTTATGTCGATATCGATGACGGCGACGTTTCGATACGGCTGGTGGCGTTTTCGCGTATTGATCGAGTATTTCTCCGACGAATCGAACCATAGACTGAGCATCGATTCCGTTTTAATGCTCATTCTTATGTCGGCTGAGGTATACACCATGCTGATTATGGTGTTGGGCTACATGCAGACAGCGTGGCCTTTGAAACGAGTCCCCGTTCCGATGCCGAACGACGAGAGTCTATGGCCCCATGTCGATGTATTGATCCCAACTTACAATGAGCCTTTGTCCCTGGTCAGATATACAAGCCTGGCAGCTCATAACATCGACTATCCTCCTGAAAAGTTGCACGTGTACATCCTTGATGACGGCACGCGCGAGGATTTCCGCGAATTTGCCAGGGAAGCGGGTATTGGCTATGTCACGCGCGTTGAACACAAACATGCGAAGGCCGGCAATATCAATCACGCGTTGACGACAATGAGTTCGGAGTATGTCAGCATTTTTGACTGCGATCACGTTCCGACGCGCAGCTTTCTGCAGATGACGCTGGGATGGATGCTGGTGGATCGGAATCTGGGCATGCTGCAGACTCCGCATCACTTCTATTCTCCCGACCCGTTCGAGCGCAATCTACTGCAATACAAGACGATCCCGAATGAAGCGGCGTTGTTCTACGGCATCATCCAGGACGGCAATGACTTCTGGAATGCCACTTTCTTCTGCGGTTCCTGCGCGCTGATTCGTCGTTCCGCACTCGAGGCAGTGGGAGGAATTGCGACCGAGACTGTGACCGAAGACGCGCACACTTCGCTGCGGATGCAGAAACTTGGCTATAACACCGCTTATATCAACATTCCGCAAGCGGCGGGTCTTGCCACTGAGACTCTGGCGGCACATATCGGGCAGCGTATTCGCTGGGCGCGCGGCATGATCCAGATCTTCCGGACGGACAATCCGCTGCTGGCGCGCGGTATGAAGTTTACGCAGCGTCTTTGTTACCTGAACGCGATGATTCACTTTCTGTACGCGGTGCCGCGGCTGGTGTTTCTGGGCGCGCCGCTGGTTTACATGCTGATAGGCCGGACGATTATTCCTGGATATTGGCTGGCGATTCTGGCATACGCTATTCCGCATCTCATCTTGTCGAGTCTTACGAACTCGCGTATCCAGGGCCGCCATCGACATTCGTTCTGGAATGAGATTTATGAGTCCGTACTGGCTCCGTACATCCTTGCGCCCACTCTGCTTGCCCTGGTCAACCCTAAGTTGGGTAAGTTCAATGTTACGGATAAAGGAAGCACTCTAAGTCAGACACATTTCGATAGTAAGATCGCGACACCGACTCGATGGATGCTTTTCATTAATGTCGTCGGCCTTCTGGTTGCTCCCTATCGATTGCTGGTTACGGATGCGCAACACCCTGGCACTGTGATCATGAACCTTGTCTGGATAGTGTTCAATATTGTGATCCTTGGCGTTGCGGCGGCGGTTGCCCACGAACAGAAGCAAAGAAGAACATCCGTTCGAATCGAGGCGCGGATTCCCATGAGGATCTCGATGCTCGATGGAAGCCGGATAGACTGTATTTCGAGTGATATGTCGGTTGGGGGAGCTTCGGTCCAATTACAGGGGAGTTCAAGGTTCGTCGTTGGCGAGTCTCTTCGAGTCGCGTTCCCGGAACATGCAGGAGATGCTGAGATAGGCGCGAGAGTCGTCGCGTTAGATCCCGGAGAGGTTCGCCTGGCGTTTCTTGTGCCGACGATTGCGGAGCAGGAGACACTTACAAGGGCTCTCTACTCGCGCGCGGATGCCTGGATATCTTCCCTCGAATCGAAAGAAGTCGATCGCCCGCTTCGGAGTCTGGCGCGAGTTATCAGCCTCTCCCGGTACGGGATATACCAGATATGCAGAGACTTTTTCCCTGAAAAGCGAAGGGCCGCAAAATCGCACGCTGCACAGACTGCCGCGATGTTGCTGCTGATGGTATTCCTCGGTTCTTCCTGCCACCTTTTCGGAGCTACTCCAGCCGGGAAGCCATCGGTCGATGCGTATGGAGGTGCAGAAGCTCAGAAAGTGATTCCATCCGCTGTTGCAGTGTCCGGGAGTGATGAGTCTTCAGCTTCAGAGCCGAGCACGACGGCGAATGTTCAAGTGTTGAGCCTTCAGGATATGGGCTTAACTCAACCCGTAGAAATGCGGGGCCCTCACTCGTACTCTTCGGTGGGTTTCACGCTGCCCTATACGCTGGTTCCCAGGCAGGCCACGCTCAAGTTGATTTACAGCTTCGATCCGGCACTGGATACGCATTCCGGTTCACTGGCAATCAACCTGAATGGCACAAGGATCGGGGTGCTTCAGCCCACGCATTCAACCGATCCTGGGGCAGGTTTTGCCGAGGCCAGGATTGCTGTTCCTTCGGACCTTCTGCTGCGTACCAACAGCCTTGTGTTCGAGTTTGCGGGAAGTGGAATCATGCAACGCGAAGAAGAGGCTCGAGCGCACATTCTCTGCCGTATCAGCCCCGGATCCGCCTTGGAGGTCGACAGTGACCGGCTGCAATGGCAAAATGATCTCAGTCAATTGCCGTTGCCGATCTTCGATAGTGATCTTCAGAGTTCGACGACAGTTCCCATTGTTTTCCTTTCTCAGCCGAGTCTGAAGACGCTACAGGCATCTGGCGCCATCGCGTCCTGGCTCGGTTTGCTGGCAGGCTCGAAGCCCGTACGTTTTGGCGTTTCAATTGGGACGATTCCTCCAGGGAACGCGATCCTTTTCTCTGCCAATCGATCGACACTGCCCAGCTCGCTTCGTATTCCGGTTGGTTCTGGTCCGATACTTGCGCTCAGGAGTAATCCAACAGATTCTCTTGGAAGCATTCTCGTGATCGCAGGCGATGACGATCAGCAACTGCTGAGCGCTGCCCGTACACTCTCGCTTACCAAGCGCGCTACTCCGGCAAATCCGGCGCAGGGCTTGCCATTGGTAGGCGATACAATGCATATTCCAGATCTGACAATGCCGTTGGGCCGCAGCAAAGGGGACGCGCCGCGATGGATGCCCACCAACAGAGCAGCTCCGTTGGCGAGTTGCCAGTTACAGCAATCTCTGCGGACCGATGGTTCGACTCCAGTTCCTGTTTATTTCCATCTTCCGCCGGACCTGTTTTACGGCGAACGGGAGAATCTCAAGCTTCATCTTGACTACCGATATAACGCTCTACAGGCAGCACCAGGGTCAGCATTGCGGGTAGTTGTAAACGGTACGCTGATCAATGAAATAGAACTGCTTCCTGGTACGGACTTTGTCGATCGGCAACGCACGATCCTGCTTCCAGTGGCAAATCTAAGGCCGTTCGGTAATACGATTCTTTTCAATTTCGATTTTATTCCGGCGAATCACGCACCTACTCAGAACCCTGCATCGGCTAATCCGCAGGGTGAGATTCTTTGCAAATCGTCGTTGGATACGCACGGGCTCGCGTCGTGGACAAGCATGCCAAATCTTGAGCTGTTTGCGGACGCCGGATTTCCATTTACGCAAATGGCTGACCTGTCTGAGACAACCGTGGTACTTCCAGAGACCCCAAGCACAGACGAGGTATCCCTGTATTTGCATCTCATGAGCCATTTTGGAGCGCAGACGGGCTACCCAGCACTTGGAGTTACAGTCGATGGTCCGAATGCGGTCGTCCGCTCCGATCGCGACTATCTTGTTCTCGGTACGATTGCCAGCCAACCAGCATTCCGGTCGCTAAATGCGATTCTTCCCGTTGCCTTCGAATCGGATGGAATTCATCTCGAAAAAAAGCAGGATGTGATCACGGTTCTATCTTCCCTGGAGGCGATGCCTGCGCGGTGGTGGTCCAAACTCAACAAAGATCCTGTAAAGCCGGAACTGCCGTCTAACGCGAGCGGAATGCCGGACGCACTGATCGAGGAAATCAAGTCGCCGTCATCGCTGGATCGATCCATCGTTGTGATTGCTCTCAAAGACAATACTTCCGCGGACGCATTTGCGACCGTTCTGCTCGACAGGTCTCATTCGGGCGACATTGCCTATTCTGTCAGTCTCCTGCGCAATTCGGCCTTCGAGTCCTATCCCGTGGATGTTGCGACCTATCACGTCGGGAACATCTCCTCCTATGCCATTATGCGCATCTGGCTGACACAACATTTCATGCTGCTTCTGATATCTGTTACGCTGCTTAGCTTTCTTGTGGCTATTTGGACTCGCGAATGGCTAAGTCAGCGTGCGCGCGAACGATTGAAGCTTGCAGAAGGTGTGATCTCGGTGAGCTGA
- a CDS encoding MHYT domain-containing protein gives MSTLALGGTYDYRLVALSVLIAMLAAYAALDLGGRVTSARGGARLAWLSGGAFAMGIGIWSMHYIGMLAFRMTVPVEYDWPTVLLSLLAAVFASGIALFVVSREKMGLLQAAGGSIFMGAGIASMHYIGMEAMRLQAMCSYSWGLVWLSVALAIVISFVALWLTYLLRDQLSTWGWRKLACAVVMGAAIPVMHYVGMAAVSFMPEVQQAASYSHAIKISDLGLACILIATLVILGLVFITSIVDRRFSLQTLALESSEERYRLIVETAFDAFIGIDSDGAITEWNAQAEATFGRSRAEAIGKLASRFILQDRNSEGNQSLDELLSSGSADSIHKRLEAIGVRRDGTEFPVEMTLSAVHHGQKRLFAAFVHDVTERKQMEREREKAKQDAEAASRAKSEFLANMSHEIRTPLNGVIGMTDLVLESQLTLEQRECLETVKLSADSLLHVINEILDFSKIEAGRLELEDEDYDLHDCMESTLKTLALKADEKSLELLCEVAPDVPDTVRGDSARLRQVLVNLIGNAIKFTRHGEVSLKATLVKKNEEETILHFVVSDTGIGIAPEKIKLIFESFAQADTSTTREFGGSGLGLTISRRLVEMMGGQIWVESQVGQGSQFHFTIHVNEALQRVSNPTILGQPELLHGVKVLIVDDNRTNRRILDGLLRHWKMRPTTVEDGEQALYKVMAAYEDGEPFELILTDMHMPKMDGFDLVQRIRSKPALVASTIMMLSSGAQRGDSQRCEELGVAANLLKPVRQLELRNALIRVIGAKEHPEQVPMISNVAIANRLEPFRKLRVLLAEDNSVNQLLATRLLEKRGHFVKVTGNGREALDALAKDSYDLILMDVQMPEMDGIAATIALREMEKVTGNHQPVVALTAMVIKGDREKCMAAGMDGYISKPIRQHELDEILDSVAANLPASQIGETPKVAPTGEWVDETDLMERIGGDVEFLSELTEVFRKEYPIQLSAARTAFAKGDAEGLMRAGHTLRGALANLGATTPCQTASSIEKFADQREFSKAGKALDQLEQEMGNVLTFLQSLCQGAAR, from the coding sequence ATGTCCACTTTGGCACTCGGCGGTACCTATGACTATCGACTCGTTGCATTATCCGTATTGATCGCAATGCTGGCAGCGTACGCGGCACTCGATCTTGGAGGCCGCGTGACGAGCGCTCGCGGCGGGGCGCGTCTGGCATGGTTGAGCGGCGGCGCATTCGCCATGGGGATTGGGATCTGGTCGATGCATTACATTGGAATGCTGGCATTTCGCATGACGGTTCCGGTTGAGTATGATTGGCCGACTGTGTTGCTCTCGCTCCTTGCGGCCGTGTTCGCCTCTGGAATCGCGCTCTTCGTGGTCAGCCGGGAAAAGATGGGACTTCTTCAGGCGGCCGGCGGAAGTATCTTCATGGGCGCAGGCATCGCTTCGATGCACTACATCGGCATGGAAGCTATGCGTCTACAAGCGATGTGCAGTTATTCCTGGGGGCTGGTTTGGCTTTCGGTCGCTCTGGCGATTGTGATCTCGTTTGTGGCCCTGTGGTTGACTTATCTTTTGCGCGATCAACTCAGCACCTGGGGTTGGCGCAAACTCGCCTGTGCTGTCGTGATGGGGGCTGCAATCCCTGTGATGCATTATGTAGGGATGGCGGCTGTCAGTTTCATGCCCGAAGTTCAGCAAGCTGCCAGCTATTCTCACGCCATCAAGATTTCCGATCTCGGGCTGGCGTGCATTCTCATTGCGACGCTTGTGATTCTGGGGCTTGTCTTCATTACGTCGATTGTCGATCGGAGATTCTCCCTTCAGACCCTCGCGCTTGAGTCGAGTGAGGAGCGCTATAGGCTGATTGTCGAGACAGCGTTTGATGCCTTCATCGGCATCGATTCTGACGGTGCGATTACCGAATGGAACGCTCAGGCTGAGGCTACGTTTGGACGGTCTCGTGCGGAAGCGATAGGGAAACTGGCATCGAGGTTCATTTTGCAAGACCGGAACTCTGAGGGGAATCAGTCATTGGATGAACTCTTGTCGTCCGGAAGCGCTGATTCGATACACAAGCGGCTTGAAGCGATTGGGGTCCGGCGCGATGGGACGGAGTTTCCCGTTGAGATGACCCTATCGGCGGTTCATCATGGTCAGAAACGTCTGTTCGCCGCCTTTGTGCACGACGTGACTGAGCGCAAGCAGATGGAGCGGGAACGGGAGAAGGCAAAGCAAGATGCAGAGGCCGCCAGCCGCGCGAAGAGCGAGTTCCTTGCGAATATGAGTCATGAGATTCGGACTCCATTGAACGGCGTGATCGGCATGACAGACCTGGTGCTCGAAAGCCAGTTGACGCTGGAACAGCGCGAGTGTCTGGAAACGGTAAAACTCTCGGCTGATTCGCTGCTGCATGTGATCAATGAGATTCTGGATTTTTCGAAGATAGAAGCTGGCCGGCTCGAATTGGAAGATGAGGATTACGATCTTCACGATTGCATGGAGTCGACACTCAAGACTTTGGCTCTGAAAGCAGACGAAAAATCCCTTGAACTTCTATGCGAAGTTGCTCCGGATGTTCCCGATACTGTGCGCGGTGACTCGGCTCGTTTGCGGCAGGTTCTGGTCAATCTCATTGGAAATGCCATCAAGTTTACCCGGCACGGCGAAGTAAGTTTGAAGGCCACACTTGTCAAGAAGAATGAAGAGGAAACGATTCTGCACTTTGTCGTATCCGACACTGGAATCGGCATCGCTCCCGAAAAGATCAAGCTCATCTTCGAGTCCTTTGCGCAGGCTGATACGTCGACTACCCGTGAATTTGGAGGATCTGGTCTTGGCTTGACCATCTCACGCCGGCTGGTTGAAATGATGGGCGGGCAGATCTGGGTCGAGAGTCAGGTTGGCCAAGGTTCTCAATTTCATTTCACGATTCATGTCAATGAAGCACTCCAAAGAGTGTCGAACCCAACGATTCTTGGTCAACCGGAACTGTTGCATGGCGTGAAGGTGTTGATTGTCGACGATAACCGGACGAACCGCAGAATCCTCGACGGGCTGTTGCGTCACTGGAAGATGAGGCCGACCACCGTTGAAGACGGAGAGCAGGCGCTCTATAAAGTTATGGCAGCTTATGAAGACGGTGAGCCATTTGAATTGATTCTCACGGACATGCATATGCCAAAGATGGACGGGTTCGATCTCGTGCAGCGTATCCGGTCCAAGCCTGCGCTGGTTGCTTCGACTATCATGATGTTGAGCTCAGGTGCTCAAAGAGGAGACTCGCAGCGCTGTGAAGAGTTGGGTGTTGCCGCGAACCTGTTGAAGCCGGTCCGACAGCTTGAACTGCGAAACGCTCTGATCCGCGTGATTGGCGCCAAAGAGCATCCTGAACAAGTTCCGATGATTAGCAATGTTGCCATCGCCAATCGGTTGGAACCATTCAGGAAGCTACGAGTGTTGCTTGCGGAAGACAACTCTGTCAATCAATTGCTGGCGACGCGGCTGCTCGAGAAACGAGGCCACTTTGTCAAAGTGACAGGCAATGGCAGGGAAGCACTAGATGCCTTGGCGAAGGACTCATACGACTTGATTTTGATGGATGTGCAGATGCCCGAGATGGATGGCATTGCAGCGACGATAGCGCTGCGCGAGATGGAGAAGGTGACCGGGAACCATCAGCCTGTGGTTGCGCTGACAGCCATGGTGATCAAGGGCGATCGAGAGAAATGCATGGCGGCCGGGATGGATGGTTATATTTCCAAGCCGATTCGTCAGCATGAGTTGGATGAGATACTGGACAGTGTCGCTGCCAACCTGCCTGCATCGCAAATTGGCGAAACTCCGAAGGTCGCTCCGACCGGCGAATGGGTAGATGAGACCGACCTCATGGAACGGATCGGCGGCGATGTCGAATTTCTTTCAGAGTTAACGGAAGTATTTCGGAAGGAATATCCGATACAGCTTTCGGCGGCACGAACGGCGTTTGCCAAAGGCGATGCGGAAGGATTGATGAGAGCTGGCCATACGTTACGAGGGGCACTTGCGAATCTAGGTGCGACGACTCCGTGTCAGACAGCGTCCTCCATCGAAAAGTTCGCAGATCAACGCGAGTTCTCGAAGGCGGGAAAGGCTCTAGATCAGCTGGAGCAGGAAATGGGGAATGTGCTTACTTTCCTGCAGTCGCTGTGTCAGGGGGCCGCAAGATGA
- a CDS encoding GGDEF domain-containing protein: protein MKILIADDDLVSRRLMERVLERSGYEVVTAANGREAAEILTEADCPRLALIDWMMPELDGPGVCRNVRSRHDSRYVYITLLTSKQSSEDVVLGLEAGADDYLIKPCNTEELKARLRTGVRILDLEDKLVEAREEMRYKATHDFLTGLWNRGSIVSDFDRELARARRENGAVTILICDLDHFKRVNDVYGHLVGDEVLQSVATRLAKSVRSYDMVGRYGGEEFLLLLTGRDANLAEKRAEEIRSVVAGRTIETSSGPLSVTLSIGVLTSSHWGNELTANQLLKEADKALYFAKANGRNCARIALPFPLESLGEVRRSLT from the coding sequence ATGAAGATCCTGATAGCTGATGACGATTTAGTTTCGAGGCGATTGATGGAGAGGGTGCTGGAGCGCAGCGGATATGAGGTTGTGACCGCCGCAAACGGACGCGAGGCTGCTGAAATACTGACCGAGGCTGATTGCCCGAGACTTGCGCTTATTGACTGGATGATGCCGGAACTGGATGGGCCAGGTGTCTGCCGAAACGTACGCAGCAGGCATGACAGCCGTTACGTCTATATCACACTGCTGACCTCAAAGCAGAGTAGCGAGGATGTAGTTCTTGGATTGGAAGCCGGCGCCGATGACTATCTCATCAAACCTTGCAATACAGAAGAGTTGAAGGCTCGCTTGCGAACGGGTGTGCGCATTCTGGACCTGGAAGACAAGCTCGTTGAGGCGCGAGAGGAGATGCGATACAAGGCGACGCACGATTTTCTGACCGGGCTCTGGAATCGAGGCTCGATTGTCTCTGATTTCGACCGGGAACTGGCGCGTGCCCGCAGGGAGAACGGAGCTGTAACGATCCTTATCTGCGATCTGGATCATTTCAAACGAGTCAACGATGTTTATGGTCATCTTGTGGGCGACGAAGTCCTTCAAAGCGTTGCTACGCGTCTTGCGAAGTCGGTTCGATCCTACGATATGGTCGGCCGATACGGTGGGGAAGAGTTTCTACTTTTGCTGACGGGACGCGATGCAAATCTCGCTGAAAAGCGAGCGGAAGAGATACGTTCGGTCGTGGCTGGGCGCACTATCGAAACTTCTAGTGGCCCCCTATCTGTAACTCTGAGCATCGGCGTGCTCACGAGTAGTCATTGGGGAAATGAATTGACTGCAAATCAGCTTTTGAAAGAGGCCGATAAGGCGCTTTATTTTGCCAAGGCGAATGGCCGCAATTGCGCGAGAATCGCACTGCCGTTTCCGCTAGAGTCTCTGGGAGAGGTCAGAAGAAGTCTCACGTGA